The Streptomyces sp. NBC_00344 genome includes a window with the following:
- the rpsF gene encoding 30S ribosomal protein S6, protein MRHYEVMVILDPELEERAVSPLIENFLSVVREGNGKVEKVDTWGRRRLAYEIKKKPEGIYSVIDLQAEPAVVKELDRQMNLNESVLRTKVLRPETH, encoded by the coding sequence ATGCGTCACTACGAAGTGATGGTCATCCTCGACCCCGAACTCGAGGAGCGCGCTGTCTCCCCGCTGATCGAGAACTTCCTCTCCGTCGTCCGTGAGGGCAACGGAAAGGTTGAGAAGGTCGACACCTGGGGCCGTCGTCGTCTCGCTTACGAGATCAAGAAGAAGCCCGAGGGCATCTACTCGGTCATCGACCTCCAGGCTGAGCCTGCGGTCGTCAAGGAGCTCGACCGACAGATGAACCTGAACGAGTCGGTCCTCCGGACCAAGGTCCTCCGCCCCGAGACCCACTGA
- the dnaB gene encoding replicative DNA helicase, with protein MSIPEPLDDPWTESIPGDRLPVRQRRGDGSGGREQHDRGRESASWDGGSPAFERVPPQDIDAEQSVLGGMLLSKDAIADVVEVIKGQDFYRPAHETVYQAILDLYAKGEPADPITVAAELVKRGEIKKVGGAPYLHTLVQSVPTAANAEFYAEIVHERAVLRRLVEAGTKITQMGYAADGDVDEIVNSAQAEIYAVTEQRTSEDYLPLGDIMEGALDEIEAIGSRSGQMSGVPTGFTDLDSLTNGLHPGQMIVIAARPAMGKSTLALDFARACSIKAGLPSVIFSLEMGRNEIAMRLLSAEARVALHHMRSGSMTDEDWTRLARRMPDVTAAPLFIDDSPNLSMMEIRAKCRRLKQRQDLKLVVIDYLQLMQSGGSRRPESRQQEVSDMSRNLKLLAKELEVPVIALSQLNRGPEQRTDKKPMVSDLRESGSIEQDADMVILLHREDAYEKESPRAGEADLIVAKHRNGPTATITVAFQGHYSRFVDMAQT; from the coding sequence GTGAGCATTCCCGAGCCCTTGGACGACCCCTGGACCGAGAGCATTCCGGGTGACCGTCTGCCCGTCCGCCAGCGCCGCGGCGATGGCAGTGGGGGCCGTGAGCAGCATGACCGAGGCCGGGAGAGTGCTTCCTGGGACGGTGGCTCTCCGGCCTTCGAGCGGGTGCCCCCTCAGGACATCGACGCAGAGCAGTCCGTGCTCGGCGGAATGCTGCTCTCCAAGGACGCCATTGCCGATGTCGTCGAGGTCATCAAGGGCCAGGACTTCTACCGGCCCGCCCACGAGACCGTCTATCAGGCGATTCTCGACCTGTATGCGAAGGGTGAACCGGCAGACCCCATCACCGTCGCTGCCGAACTGGTCAAGCGCGGCGAGATCAAGAAGGTCGGTGGCGCGCCGTATCTGCATACTCTTGTCCAGTCGGTCCCGACGGCCGCCAACGCCGAGTTCTACGCGGAGATCGTCCATGAGCGGGCCGTGCTGCGCCGACTTGTCGAGGCGGGCACGAAGATCACTCAGATGGGGTACGCGGCCGACGGCGATGTCGACGAGATTGTCAACTCGGCCCAGGCCGAGATCTATGCCGTCACCGAGCAGCGCACATCGGAGGACTATCTCCCGCTCGGCGACATCATGGAGGGGGCGCTCGACGAGATCGAGGCGATCGGCTCGCGCAGCGGCCAGATGTCGGGCGTGCCGACCGGCTTCACCGATCTGGATTCGCTGACCAATGGCCTGCATCCGGGGCAGATGATTGTGATCGCGGCCCGGCCTGCCATGGGTAAGTCGACGCTGGCACTGGATTTCGCGAGGGCCTGTTCGATCAAGGCCGGCCTGCCGAGTGTGATCTTCTCCCTGGAGATGGGCCGCAACGAGATCGCGATGCGTCTCCTCTCGGCCGAGGCCCGGGTGGCGCTGCACCATATGCGATCGGGTTCGATGACGGACGAGGACTGGACGCGGCTGGCACGGCGGATGCCGGACGTCACCGCGGCTCCGCTCTTCATCGACGATTCGCCCAACCTGTCGATGATGGAGATCAGAGCGAAGTGCCGGCGGCTGAAGCAGCGGCAGGACCTGAAGCTGGTTGTGATCGACTATCTGCAGCTGATGCAGTCCGGAGGTTCGCGCCGTCCGGAGAGCCGGCAGCAGGAAGTCTCGGACATGTCGCGAAACCTGAAGCTGCTGGCCAAGGAGCTCGAAGTGCCGGTCATTGCGCTCTCGCAGCTGAACCGTGGCCCCGAGCAGCGGACGGACAAGAAGCCGATGGTCTCCGACCTGCGTGAGTCCGGTTCGATCGAACAGGACGCCGACATGGTGATTCTGCTGCACCGCGAGGACGCGTACGAGAAGGAGTCACCCCGTGCCGGCGAGGCGGATCTGATCGTGGCCAAGCACCGTAACGGTCCGACGGCGACCATCACGGTGGCCTTCCAGGGCCACTACTCCCGGTTCGTTGATATGGCGCAGACCTGA
- a CDS encoding single-stranded DNA-binding protein has product MAGETVITVVGNLVDDPELRFTPSGAAVAKFRVASTPRIFDKQTNEWKDGEGLFLTCSVWRQAAENVAESLQRGMRVVVQGRLKQRSYEDREGVKRTVYELDVEEVGPSLKTATAKVTKTTGRGGQGGQGGYGGGQQQGGGNWGGAPSGGQQGGGGAPADDPWASNAPAGGGQQQGGGGWGGSSGGSGSGGGYSDEPPF; this is encoded by the coding sequence ATGGCAGGCGAGACCGTCATCACGGTCGTCGGCAATCTCGTCGACGACCCCGAGCTGCGCTTCACCCCGTCCGGTGCGGCGGTCGCGAAGTTCCGTGTCGCGTCCACACCCCGCATCTTCGACAAGCAGACCAATGAGTGGAAGGACGGCGAAGGCCTGTTCCTCACCTGCTCGGTCTGGCGTCAGGCGGCGGAGAACGTCGCGGAGTCGCTTCAGCGAGGCATGCGCGTCGTCGTGCAGGGCCGGCTGAAGCAGCGGTCCTACGAGGACCGTGAGGGCGTCAAGCGCACGGTCTACGAGCTGGACGTCGAGGAAGTCGGCCCCAGCCTCAAGACAGCCACGGCCAAGGTCACCAAGACCACAGGTCGAGGCGGTCAGGGTGGTCAGGGTGGCTACGGCGGCGGTCAGCAGCAGGGCGGTGGCAACTGGGGCGGAGCCCCCAGTGGAGGCCAGCAGGGCGGTGGCGGTGCTCCCGCCGACGACCCGTGGGCTTCCAATGCGCCGGCCGGCGGCGGTCAGCAGCAGGGCGGGGGCGGCTGGGGCGGAAGCTCCGGCGGTTCCGGCTCCGGCGGCGGCTACTCGGACGAGCCGCCCTTCTAG
- a CDS encoding transglycosylase domain-containing protein encodes MSEHRRKPPQPQNGGRAAARRDAQQPSGRRAAAPRTTTESPIGSDDDEGRPYGGRAAARRASQRNGGGRRRAPEAGGGRGGRRGAGGGRGDGGFDGGAGRNRRPAKKRFIDYPRANRYGWQRWMPSWRLVTGLFVGFVGSILAAGTIAYAMVGVPDASKTSTAQNNVYYWADGSQMAATGGEINRQIVPLDQIPLAMRNAVVSAENKTFYKDNGIDPTGIARAVVNMAKGGQTQGGSTITQQYVKNSRLGQEQTLSRKFKELFISIKVGAKMNKNDIMKDYLNTSYYGRGAYGIQAAARTYFGVDSDKLNPSQCAFLATLLKGATYFDPAGASEIDPTATAKANTARATQRWHWILDEMVKDHRLPAAERAKYETFPKVDPLKKNAQLGGQIGYLVDLAKSYFVNNTPGMTTEILAKGGYQIHTTFDKGKVNKLEKAVQKVRKAKIDPKKRPKLDTHVQFGGASVDAESGAIAAIYGGEDATKHFTNNSDYTGAQVGSTFKPFVLAAALQYGKRDPSLGADQPDSDRTIVSPKSLYSGKNDLKIKNYNGTVWENKEGKQWRQENDGHESVGVAPDYPIDLREAMRQSVNSAYVQLGMDVGTDKVRQAAVSAGLRDDKQSMASSDVPSFSIGTSSPSAIRMAGAYATFANNGRQNDPYSVTEVTKDGLTVYRHKKVEKAAFSTAIASNVTDVLKTVVDKGTGTAARIPGRDVAGKTGTTDGNKSAWFIGYTPQLSTAIDMYRFDDNAKGKGHFEEMYGTGGEEKIHGASFPAQIWQDYMSKALAGARVKSFPPPESLGKVVYGGGVSSPKPTPVVTPSDSPSPSAPTPSPSETPSVSPSPSETCSRWDWNCGNTGGADAGTTDGGTDAGTGGTSPTPTPSTPTGGQTGGNGGNNGGIFGGPGG; translated from the coding sequence ATGAGCGAGCACCGTCGCAAACCGCCACAGCCGCAGAATGGCGGACGTGCCGCGGCCAGGCGAGACGCCCAGCAGCCTTCGGGCCGTCGGGCAGCGGCCCCGCGAACCACGACCGAGTCACCTATCGGTTCGGATGATGACGAAGGGCGTCCGTACGGCGGACGCGCCGCAGCAAGACGTGCCTCCCAGCGGAACGGGGGCGGGCGCCGACGCGCCCCTGAAGCGGGCGGCGGTCGTGGTGGGCGCCGCGGAGCGGGCGGCGGTCGGGGGGACGGCGGTTTCGACGGCGGCGCCGGTCGCAACCGACGACCCGCGAAGAAGAGGTTCATCGACTACCCGCGCGCCAACCGGTACGGGTGGCAGCGCTGGATGCCGTCATGGCGTCTCGTCACCGGGCTTTTCGTCGGCTTCGTCGGCAGCATCCTGGCTGCGGGCACCATCGCCTACGCCATGGTGGGCGTCCCGGACGCCTCGAAGACATCGACGGCGCAGAACAACGTCTACTACTGGGCCGACGGAAGCCAGATGGCCGCCACCGGTGGTGAGATCAACCGGCAGATCGTGCCGCTCGATCAGATCCCCCTGGCCATGCGCAACGCGGTGGTGTCTGCCGAGAACAAGACCTTCTACAAGGACAACGGTATCGATCCGACGGGCATCGCCCGTGCCGTGGTCAACATGGCGAAGGGAGGGCAGACCCAGGGCGGCTCGACCATCACCCAGCAGTACGTCAAGAACTCCCGGCTGGGGCAGGAACAGACTCTCAGCCGTAAGTTCAAGGAGTTGTTCATCTCCATCAAGGTGGGCGCCAAGATGAACAAGAACGACATCATGAAGGACTACCTGAACACCTCCTACTACGGACGTGGCGCTTACGGCATCCAGGCTGCGGCCCGTACGTATTTCGGTGTGGACTCCGACAAGCTGAACCCGAGCCAGTGCGCCTTCCTCGCCACGCTGCTCAAGGGCGCCACCTACTTCGACCCGGCCGGGGCCTCGGAGATCGATCCGACCGCCACAGCGAAGGCCAACACTGCGCGCGCCACCCAGCGCTGGCACTGGATCCTCGACGAGATGGTCAAGGACCACCGTCTCCCCGCCGCGGAGCGGGCGAAGTACGAGACGTTTCCCAAGGTGGACCCGCTGAAGAAGAACGCGCAGCTCGGCGGGCAGATCGGCTATCTCGTCGACCTTGCCAAGTCGTACTTCGTCAACAACACACCGGGTATGACGACCGAGATCCTGGCCAAGGGCGGCTACCAGATCCACACGACCTTCGACAAGGGCAAGGTCAACAAGCTGGAGAAGGCCGTACAGAAGGTCCGCAAGGCCAAGATCGATCCGAAGAAGCGCCCGAAACTGGACACTCATGTGCAGTTCGGCGGCGCTTCGGTGGACGCGGAATCCGGCGCCATCGCAGCCATCTACGGCGGTGAGGACGCGACCAAGCACTTCACCAACAACTCCGACTACACCGGGGCCCAGGTCGGATCGACCTTCAAGCCGTTCGTGCTGGCGGCTGCGCTGCAGTACGGAAAGCGCGACCCCTCCCTCGGGGCGGATCAGCCGGACTCCGACCGGACGATCGTCTCGCCGAAGAGTCTCTACAGCGGCAAGAACGATCTAAAGATCAAGAACTACAACGGTACGGTCTGGGAGAACAAGGAAGGCAAGCAGTGGCGTCAGGAGAACGACGGCCACGAGTCGGTCGGCGTTGCCCCTGACTACCCGATTGATCTGCGTGAAGCCATGCGGCAGTCGGTCAACTCGGCGTATGTGCAGCTGGGTATGGACGTCGGTACCGACAAGGTGCGCCAGGCGGCCGTCTCGGCCGGCCTGCGGGACGACAAGCAGAGCATGGCCAGCTCCGACGTGCCGTCCTTCTCCATCGGCACCTCCAGCCCGAGTGCGATCCGGATGGCCGGCGCGTACGCCACCTTCGCCAACAACGGTCGTCAGAACGACCCCTACTCCGTCACCGAGGTGACGAAGGACGGTCTGACGGTCTACAGGCACAAGAAGGTGGAGAAGGCCGCGTTCTCCACCGCTATCGCCAGCAATGTCACCGATGTACTGAAGACCGTGGTCGACAAGGGCACCGGAACCGCCGCCCGTATCCCCGGCCGCGACGTGGCGGGTAAGACCGGAACCACCGACGGCAACAAGTCGGCCTGGTTCATCGGCTACACGCCGCAGCTCTCCACCGCCATCGACATGTACCGCTTCGATGACAACGCGAAGGGCAAGGGCCACTTCGAGGAGATGTACGGCACCGGCGGTGAGGAGAAGATCCACGGTGCCTCGTTCCCGGCCCAGATCTGGCAGGACTACATGTCGAAGGCGCTGGCAGGCGCCCGGGTCAAGTCGTTCCCGCCGCCGGAGAGCCTCGGCAAGGTCGTCTACGGCGGCGGAGTGTCCAGCCCCAAGCCGACCCCTGTGGTGACCCCCTCGGACAGCCCCTCACCGTCCGCTCCGACGCCGAGCCCGTCCGAGACGCCGTCGGTCTCACCGTCGCCGAGCGAGACCTGCAGCAGGTGGGACTGGAACTGCGGCAACACCGGAGGTGCCGACGCGGGCACGACCGACGGGGGGACCGACGCCGGGACCGGAGGCACCAGTCCCACCCCCACGCCGAGCACACCGACAGGTGGCCAGACCGGCGGTAACGGAGGGAACAACGGCGGCATCTTCGGCGGGCCCGGAGGATGA
- a CDS encoding alanine racemase: MALTLYVDTARWRAHQKSVLDQFPGIVPVCKGNGYGFGHERLADEVTRFGSEIIAVGTTYEAARMKDWFGGDLLVLTPFRRGEEPVPLPDRVIRSVSSVDGVHALVGARVVIECMSSMKRHGVAEEDLGRLHAAIEDVRLEGFALHLPLDRTDGSDAVEEVIAWMDRLRNARLPLHTMFVSHLRGEELARLQQQFPQTRFRARIGTRLWLGDHEATQYRGAVLDVTRVSKGDRFGYRQQRTASDGWLVVVAGGTSHGVGLEAPKALHGMMPRAKGVARAGLATVNRNLSPFVWAGKQRWFAEPPHMQVSILFVPSDAQEPRVGDELVAHLRHTTTQFDRLLDH, translated from the coding sequence ATGGCGCTGACCCTCTATGTCGACACAGCACGCTGGCGGGCGCACCAGAAGTCCGTCCTCGATCAGTTCCCGGGGATCGTGCCGGTCTGCAAGGGCAATGGATACGGCTTCGGCCACGAGCGCCTCGCGGACGAGGTGACGCGCTTCGGTTCCGAGATCATCGCGGTCGGCACCACCTACGAAGCTGCCCGGATGAAGGACTGGTTCGGCGGTGATCTGCTCGTTCTCACGCCTTTCAGGCGGGGAGAGGAACCGGTGCCACTGCCGGATCGGGTAATCCGCTCGGTCTCGTCAGTGGATGGGGTACACGCGCTGGTGGGCGCACGCGTGGTCATCGAGTGCATGAGCTCGATGAAGCGGCACGGCGTTGCCGAGGAAGACCTGGGCCGGCTGCACGCGGCGATCGAGGACGTACGTCTCGAGGGATTCGCACTGCACCTGCCACTGGACCGCACCGACGGGTCCGACGCGGTCGAGGAGGTCATCGCCTGGATGGACCGGCTTCGCAACGCCCGGCTGCCACTGCACACCATGTTCGTGAGCCATCTCCGGGGTGAGGAACTGGCCCGGCTGCAACAGCAGTTCCCGCAGACCAGGTTCCGAGCGCGGATCGGTACCCGGCTCTGGCTGGGTGATCACGAGGCAACCCAGTACCGGGGTGCCGTCCTCGATGTCACGCGGGTGTCGAAGGGCGACCGGTTCGGCTATCGGCAGCAGCGGACGGCGTCCGACGGCTGGCTGGTGGTCGTCGCAGGCGGGACGTCGCACGGCGTGGGACTGGAAGCGCCGAAGGCGCTGCACGGCATGATGCCCCGCGCCAAGGGCGTCGCGCGCGCGGGCCTGGCGACGGTGAACCGGAATCTGTCGCCGTTCGTATGGGCCGGCAAGCAGCGCTGGTTCGCCGAGCCGCCCCATATGCAGGTGTCGATCCTTTTCGTCCCCTCGGACGCACAGGAACCACGAGTGGGCGACGAGCTGGTGGCGCACCTGCGCCACACGACAACACAGTTCGACCGGCTCCTGGACCACTGA
- the rplI gene encoding 50S ribosomal protein L9, with the protein MKIILTHEVAGLGSAGDVVDVKDGYARNYLVPRGFAIRWTKGGEQDVAQIRRARKIHEIATIEQANEVKAKLEGVKVRLAVRSGDAGRLFGSVTPADIAAAIKAAGGPVVDKRRVELGSPIKTLGAHQVSVRLHADVAAKLGIEVVAA; encoded by the coding sequence ATGAAGATCATCCTCACCCACGAGGTCGCTGGCCTCGGTTCCGCCGGCGACGTCGTTGACGTCAAGGACGGTTACGCCCGCAACTACCTGGTCCCGCGTGGTTTCGCGATCCGCTGGACCAAGGGTGGCGAGCAGGACGTGGCGCAGATTCGCCGCGCCCGTAAGATCCACGAGATCGCGACCATCGAGCAGGCCAATGAGGTCAAGGCCAAGCTTGAGGGCGTGAAGGTCCGTCTGGCTGTTCGCTCCGGCGACGCCGGCCGCCTCTTCGGTTCCGTCACTCCGGCCGACATCGCCGCGGCGATCAAGGCTGCCGGCGGACCCGTAGTCGACAAGCGTCGTGTTGAGCTCGGTTCGCCGATCAAGACCCTGGGTGCCCACCAGGTGTCCGTGCGTCTTCACGCCGACGTTGCCGCGAAGCTCGGCATCGAGGTCGTTGCCGCGTAA
- a CDS encoding MATE family efflux transporter has protein sequence MTQAPEASKPIRGRHDREIISLAVPAFGALVAEPLFVMVDSAIVGHLGTPQLAGLGIAAALLTTAVSIFIFLAYATTAAVARRVGAGDLQAAIRQGMDGIWLALLLGAAVIAVVLPAAPWLVGLFGASGDASPYAVTYLRISSLGIPAMLVVMAATGILRGLQDTRTPLYVAVAGFATNAALNAALVYGAGLGIAGSAWGTVIAQFSMVAAYLVVVVRGARKHNASLRPDAAGIRTCAQAGVPLLVRTLSLRAVLLIATAVAAHMGDTDVAAHQIVLSLWSLLAFALDAIAIAGQAIIGRYLGAADAKGARDACRRMIQWGIAVGVALGVLVVVSRPLFVPLFTGDRAVQEALLPALMVVALAQPLAGVVFVLDGVLMGAGDGRYLARAMLVTLAVFTPAAMLVPTLGGGLTTLWWAMALMMAVRLITLWLRARSGRWIVTGATR, from the coding sequence ATGACACAGGCCCCCGAGGCATCGAAGCCAATTCGCGGACGACACGACCGGGAGATCATCTCGCTGGCCGTGCCCGCCTTCGGCGCTCTCGTCGCCGAGCCTCTCTTTGTGATGGTCGACAGTGCCATCGTCGGCCACCTCGGGACCCCGCAACTGGCGGGTCTGGGTATCGCGGCAGCCCTGCTGACCACCGCCGTGAGCATCTTCATCTTCCTCGCCTACGCCACTACCGCGGCCGTAGCGCGCCGTGTCGGAGCCGGTGACCTCCAAGCAGCCATCAGGCAGGGAATGGACGGTATCTGGCTGGCCCTGCTGCTCGGCGCTGCTGTCATCGCCGTGGTCCTGCCCGCCGCACCCTGGCTGGTCGGTCTTTTCGGGGCGTCAGGCGACGCCTCCCCGTATGCAGTCACCTATCTGCGAATCTCCAGCCTGGGGATTCCCGCCATGCTGGTCGTCATGGCAGCCACCGGCATCCTTCGAGGCCTCCAGGACACCAGGACACCGCTGTATGTTGCCGTCGCGGGTTTCGCCACCAACGCGGCTCTGAACGCAGCGCTCGTCTACGGCGCCGGCCTGGGCATCGCCGGTTCGGCCTGGGGCACCGTTATCGCCCAGTTTTCGATGGTCGCCGCGTATCTGGTGGTGGTCGTACGGGGAGCCCGGAAGCACAACGCCTCGCTACGTCCTGACGCCGCAGGCATACGAACCTGCGCTCAAGCTGGGGTTCCGCTCCTAGTACGTACGCTCTCGCTGCGCGCGGTCCTGCTGATAGCCACGGCCGTCGCGGCCCATATGGGCGATACCGATGTGGCCGCCCACCAGATCGTTCTCTCCCTGTGGAGCCTGCTTGCCTTTGCCCTTGACGCGATTGCCATCGCCGGCCAAGCCATCATCGGGCGCTACCTGGGGGCCGCCGACGCGAAGGGCGCGCGCGATGCATGCCGCCGCATGATCCAGTGGGGGATCGCGGTGGGAGTGGCATTGGGCGTCCTGGTCGTGGTTTCCCGGCCGCTGTTCGTGCCGCTGTTCACCGGGGATCGGGCAGTGCAGGAAGCTCTGCTGCCCGCCCTGATGGTGGTGGCATTGGCCCAGCCACTTGCAGGAGTGGTTTTCGTTCTGGACGGTGTGCTGATGGGCGCGGGTGACGGCCGATACCTGGCCCGGGCGATGCTGGTAACCCTGGCGGTCTTCACCCCGGCAGCGATGCTGGTGCCCACACTGGGCGGTGGCTTGACCACGCTGTGGTGGGCCATGGCACTCATGATGGCAGTCCGGCTGATAACTCTCTGGCTCCGCGCCCGTTCCGGTCGCTGGATCGTCACGGGTGCCACCCGCTGA
- a CDS encoding lipid II:glycine glycyltransferase FemX: MSLTLRTISREQHLAYIQSLPAASHCQVPAWADVKTEWRSESLGWFDRNGQIVGAGLVLYRQLPKIKRYLAYLPEGPVLNWYAPNLNEWLEPMLAHLKEQGAFSVKMGPPVVIRRWNAAAIKSGIQDPDVKRLRDVEATHIEPRAFEVSDRLRKMGWQQGEDGGAGFGDVQPRYVFQVPLANRSLDDVLKGFNQLWRRNIKKAEKAGVEVVQGSYDDLAEWQRLYEVTAERDHFRPRPLSYFQRMWSVLNTEDPNRMRLYFARHEGENVAAATMLIVGGHVWYSYGASANHKREVRPSNAMQWRMLRDAYAMGATVYDLRGISDSLDETDHLFGLIQFKVGTGGEAVEYIGEWDFPLNKLLHKALDIYMSRR, translated from the coding sequence ATGAGCCTGACCCTGAGGACCATCAGCCGAGAGCAGCATCTGGCGTACATCCAGAGTCTGCCCGCGGCGAGCCATTGCCAGGTTCCGGCGTGGGCGGATGTGAAGACAGAATGGCGCTCGGAGAGCCTCGGCTGGTTCGACAGGAACGGCCAGATTGTCGGGGCCGGGCTGGTGCTCTATCGCCAGCTGCCGAAGATCAAGCGCTACCTGGCATACCTCCCCGAGGGCCCGGTGCTCAACTGGTATGCGCCCAATCTCAACGAGTGGCTGGAGCCGATGCTCGCCCATCTCAAGGAACAGGGCGCGTTCTCGGTGAAGATGGGTCCTCCGGTGGTCATCCGCCGGTGGAACGCCGCTGCTATCAAGTCGGGAATTCAGGACCCGGACGTCAAGCGACTGCGCGACGTCGAGGCAACGCACATCGAGCCGCGGGCCTTCGAAGTGTCCGACCGGCTGCGGAAGATGGGATGGCAGCAGGGCGAGGACGGCGGGGCCGGCTTCGGCGACGTCCAGCCGCGCTACGTCTTCCAGGTGCCGCTGGCGAATCGCTCGCTCGATGATGTCCTCAAGGGCTTCAACCAGCTCTGGCGGCGCAATATCAAGAAGGCCGAGAAAGCCGGCGTCGAGGTCGTCCAGGGCAGTTACGACGACCTGGCGGAGTGGCAGCGGCTCTACGAGGTCACGGCCGAGCGCGATCACTTCCGGCCGCGCCCGCTCTCGTACTTCCAGCGCATGTGGTCGGTGCTGAACACCGAGGACCCGAACCGGATGCGGCTGTACTTCGCCCGCCACGAGGGTGAGAACGTAGCTGCGGCGACGATGCTGATCGTGGGCGGCCATGTCTGGTACTCCTACGGCGCGTCGGCCAATCACAAGCGCGAGGTCCGGCCGTCCAACGCGATGCAGTGGCGGATGCTCCGTGACGCCTACGCCATGGGCGCGACCGTCTATGACCTCAGAGGTATCTCCGATTCGCTGGATGAGACCGACCATCTCTTCGGTCTCATCCAGTTCAAGGTCGGCACCGGCGGCGAAGCCGTGGAGTACATCGGCGAGTGGGACTTCCCGCTCAACAAACTGCTGCACAAGGCACTCGATATCTACATGTCGCGCCGTTGA
- a CDS encoding glycosyltransferase family 87 protein: MCDMTSVHEDRPAEKPTEPVVRPTRQDDVAAAGSELFGGPIGRWARTGAGPLTPVRIIALVAIGMFALGMVQKMPCYDWAWFQGATSQYSHACYSDIPHLYVGRGFADDLVPYFDRINGDMSYLEYPVLTGVFMEVASWLTPHGGAMQHREQIYWMVNAGMLLICTAVIAVCVTRTHRRRPWDGLLVALAPAFALTATINWDLLAVALTAAAMLMWSRSRPIAFGILIGLATAAKLYPVLILGPLLVLCWRAGAWREYGKAVYGAAAAWLVVNLPVMLLAPEGWKKFYTFSQERSVDFGSFWLIITQRTGKPLDVGNVNMWAMLLMIVMCGGIAAVTLTAPRRPRFSQLAFLVIAAFILTNKVYSPQYVLWLVPLAALARPRWRDFLLWQACEVMYFLGIWMYLAYTMGGDKPKGLPPEGYQFAIALHLIGTLYLCAVIVRDILLPERDVVRKDGSDDPSGGVLDGAKDVFVLGAAAHPARHAAQHFEGQQVEWGSTARD, encoded by the coding sequence ATGTGCGACATGACGAGCGTGCACGAGGACCGGCCCGCAGAGAAGCCCACAGAGCCCGTGGTGCGGCCCACGCGGCAGGACGATGTCGCGGCGGCGGGCAGCGAGCTGTTCGGCGGGCCCATCGGGCGATGGGCGCGTACCGGAGCCGGCCCGCTGACGCCGGTGCGCATCATCGCGCTGGTCGCCATCGGGATGTTCGCCCTCGGCATGGTGCAGAAGATGCCCTGCTACGACTGGGCGTGGTTCCAGGGCGCCACTTCCCAGTACTCCCACGCCTGCTACTCCGACATCCCGCACCTCTATGTCGGGCGCGGATTCGCCGACGACCTCGTGCCGTACTTCGACCGCATCAACGGCGATATGTCATACCTCGAGTATCCCGTGCTGACCGGCGTCTTCATGGAGGTCGCCTCCTGGCTGACCCCGCACGGCGGCGCCATGCAGCACCGTGAGCAGATCTACTGGATGGTCAATGCGGGGATGCTGCTGATCTGCACGGCCGTCATCGCGGTCTGTGTGACCCGCACCCACCGGCGGCGCCCCTGGGACGGCTTGCTGGTAGCCCTCGCACCGGCCTTCGCCCTTACCGCCACCATCAACTGGGATCTGCTCGCAGTGGCCCTTACCGCCGCGGCGATGCTGATGTGGTCGCGGTCCAGGCCCATCGCCTTCGGCATCCTGATCGGTCTGGCAACTGCCGCCAAGCTCTATCCGGTGCTCATCCTGGGGCCCCTCCTGGTCCTCTGCTGGCGCGCCGGGGCATGGCGTGAGTACGGGAAGGCGGTCTACGGCGCAGCGGCGGCCTGGCTCGTCGTGAACCTGCCGGTCATGCTGCTCGCGCCCGAGGGCTGGAAGAAGTTCTACACCTTCAGCCAGGAGCGCAGCGTCGATTTCGGCTCTTTCTGGCTCATCATCACTCAGCGCACCGGAAAGCCGCTCGACGTGGGCAACGTCAACATGTGGGCGATGCTGCTGATGATCGTGATGTGCGGGGGGATCGCCGCCGTCACCCTGACCGCCCCGCGCCGTCCGCGCTTCAGCCAGCTCGCCTTCCTGGTGATCGCTGCGTTCATTCTCACCAACAAGGTCTACTCACCGCAGTACGTCCTGTGGCTTGTCCCCCTCGCGGCACTCGCCCGTCCGCGCTGGCGCGACTTCCTGCTCTGGCAGGCCTGCGAGGTCATGTACTTCCTGGGTATCTGGATGTACCTCGCCTACACGATGGGCGGTGACAAGCCGAAGGGGCTGCCTCCGGAGGGCTATCAGTTCGCCATCGCCCTTCATCTGATCGGCACTCTGTACCTGTGCGCGGTGATCGTCCGGGACATTCTGCTGCCGGAACGGGACGTCGTGCGCAAGGACGGCTCGGACGATCCGTCGGGGGGTGTCCTGGACGGCGCGAAGGATGTCTTCGTGCTCGGCGCAGCTGCCCATCCGGCCCGGCATGCCGCGCAACACTTCGAAGGTCAGCAGGTCGAGTGGGGAAGTACGGCACGCGATTAG
- the rpsR gene encoding 30S ribosomal protein S18 — protein MAKPPVRKPKKKVCAFCKDKTQYVDYKDTNMLRKFISDRGKIRARRVTGNCTQHQRDVATAVKNSREMALLPYTSTAR, from the coding sequence ATGGCGAAGCCGCCTGTGCGCAAGCCTAAGAAGAAGGTCTGCGCTTTCTGCAAGGACAAGACCCAGTACGTGGACTACAAGGACACGAACATGCTGCGGAAGTTCATTTCCGACCGTGGCAAGATCCGTGCCCGCCGCGTCACCGGCAACTGCACGCAGCACCAGCGTGACGTCGCCACGGCTGTCAAGAACAGCCGTGAGATGGCGCTGCTGCCCTACACGTCCACCGCGCGATAA